In Tachysurus vachellii isolate PV-2020 chromosome 3, HZAU_Pvac_v1, whole genome shotgun sequence, one genomic interval encodes:
- the plpp6 gene encoding polyisoprenoid diphosphate/phosphate phosphohydrolase PLPP6 has product MPSPRPVRAGSARSSSVSGVGGGSSGGRYEFMSLTRTPPLSPSPPSHLLQRQGSDPTTARLRASESPNRRRRGSASSNASTSSTGGVQQLPEEDCMHLNPSIISVALSSLLAVDLWLSKRLGVCACEESSWGSARPIMKLVEISGHGIPWIIGAAYCMYKSDSAAGQEVMLNLLMALVLDLVLVTIVKALVRRRRPAHNRMDMFATFSVDRYSFPSGHATRAAMCARFLLAHLVLAAPLRVLVMLWAVFVGLSRVLLGRHNVTDVAFGFFMGYCQYNLVEVLWLSPATLYSMMGQLE; this is encoded by the exons ATGCCGTCCCCGAGACCTGTCAGAGCGGGCAGCGCGCGCAGCAGCAGTGTTTCCGGTGTAGGCGGTGGCAGCAGCGGCGGTCGGTACGAGTTTATGTCGCTGACTCGGACGCCTCCACTTTCTCCGTCCCCTCCTTCACACCTCCTCCAAAGGCAAGGCTCGGACCCGACAACAGCGCGGCTACGTGCCTCCGAGAGCCCGAACCGGCGTCGCAGAGGCTCCGCGTCCTCCAACGCGTCCACGTCATCGACCGGCGGCGTTCAGCAGTTACCGGAAGAGGACTGCATGCACCTTAACCCGTCCATCATCAGCGTGGCGCTCAGCTCTCTGCTCGCCGTGGACCTGTGGCTCTCCAAGCGGCTcggtgtgtgcgcgtgtgaggaGTCATCATGGGGAAGCGCGCGCCCGATAATGAAGTTGGTGGAGATTTCCGGTCACGGTATACCGTGGATCATCGGTGCCGCGTACTGCATGTACAAAAGCGACAGCGCCGCGGGGCAAGAGGTCATGCTGAACCTGCTCATGG cttTGGTATTGGACTTGGTGCTAGTGACCATAGTTAAAGCCTTGGTACGTCGCCGGCGTCCTGCTCATAACCGCATGGACATGTTTGCCACATTTTCTGTGGACAGATACTCCTTCCCATCAGGCCATGCCACTCGGGCTGCTATGTGTGCCCGTTTCCTGCTGGCCCACCTGGTTCTAGCGGCTCCACTCCGCGTGCTCGTCATGCTCTGGGCGGTCTTCGTTGGCCTCTCCCGGGTCCTTCTTGGGCGTCACAACGTCACAGATGTGGCCTTTGGCTTCTTCATGGGCTACTGCCAGTACAACCTGGTGGAGGTGCTGTGGTTGTCACCAGCGACGCTGTATAGCATGATGGGTCAGCTGGAGTGA